The proteins below are encoded in one region of Rhododendron vialii isolate Sample 1 chromosome 7a, ASM3025357v1:
- the LOC131332915 gene encoding uncharacterized protein LOC131332915 translates to MCRRLVEAIPNTRAIWTSTNEAKFKQLFVSYGCSIAAFRSGYLRPVLKLDACFLTGYYRGHVLSASAHDADDGLYPLAYAIVSSENDEDWLWFLVNLKEVLGGCQVVLVTDRNTSLLNGIIKVFGGDCNAWCLCHLKENFSKFASSKGLKAERRNTALKVVNDIAYARTEDSFKYHLAKLYGISEDLSKWVEDNNPTHWSNAFFPYKRWDKMYTNLAECFNSWILPLRDLDIIQFMTGHVSKTTELLLRKYTEVRKWKLPVGKQIEKEIKKSQEYARKFTHRNSSPTEFIVANDTRKLYAIKLIPRHCSCLAWQMSGIPCAHAARAIQSSGFCIYDMVDPFLKKEMQMAIYDNTMSPVPLHDMPSPSSFLAVNELNDNNVNNGVSCTDPFLHPPAVKRPAGRPKKRRIESQTQEKGTVFCSRCREPGHNRSTCQSAIPG, encoded by the coding sequence ATGTGTCGGCGGCTTGTTGAAGCCATACCAAACACTAGGGCAATATGGACGTCAACAAATGAAGCCAAGTTCAAGCAACTTTTTGTTTCTTATGGTTGCTCCATTGCAGCATTCCGATCAGGTTATCTAAGGCCAGTTTTGAAATTGGATGCATGTTTCTTGACCGGATACTATCGGGGCCACGTTCTATCGGCTAGTGCACATGATGCAGATGATGGGTTGTACCCCCTAGCATATGCCATTGTGTCTAGTGAGAATGATGAAGACTGGTTATGGTTCTTGGTTAATCTTAAGGAAGTTCTTGGAGGATGTCAAGTCGTCTTGGTCACCGATCGGAATACTTCTTTGCTCAATGGTATAATAAAGGTTTTTGGCGGGGATTGTAATGCATGGTGTCTCTGTCACCTAAAGGAAAACTTTAGCAAGTTTGCCAGCTCAAAAGGGTTGAAAGCTGAAAGACGAAACACGGCTCTAAAGGTGGTTAATGATATTGCATACGCAAGGACGGAAGACTCATTCAAGTATCATTTAGCCAAGTTGTATGGAATTTCGGAAGATCTATCAAAATGGGTGGAAGATAACAATCCAACGCACTGGTCTAATGCTTTTTTCCCTTACAAGAGATGGGACAAGATGTACACGAACCTTGCTGAATGTTTCAATTCTTGGATATTGCCATTAAGGGATTTGGACATCATACAATTTATGACGGGACATGTGTCGAAGACCACTGAATTGTTGCTCCGTAAGTATACCGAGGTTAGGAAATGGAAATTGCCGGTTGGCAAACAAATTGAGAAGGAAATTAAGAAGTCTCAAGAATATGCTCGGAAATTTACGCATCGAAACTCTTCGCCTACCGAGTTCATTGTCGCAAATGACACTAGAAAACTTTATGCAATCAAGCTGATCCCTCGGCATTGCAGTTGTCTTGCTTGGCAGATGTCCGGAATTCCTTGCGCTCATGCTGCTCGTGCTATTCAAAGCTCTGGTTTTTGTATTTATGACATGGTGGATCCTTTCCTCAAAAAGGAGATGCAAATGGCGATATATGATAATACCATGTCCCCAGTGCCGTTGCATGACATGCCTAGTCCATCATCATTTTTGGCTGTGAATGAGCTGAATGATAATAACGTCAACAACGGTGTTTCTTGTACTGATCCTTTTTTACATCCCCCCGCTGTGAAAAGGCCGGCAGGGCGACCAAAAAAGAGAAGGATTGAGTCACAAACACAAGAAAAGGGCACAGTTTTTTGCAGCCGATGTCGCGAACCAGGGCACAACCGTAGCACATGCCAATCCGCAATACCGGGATGA
- the LOC131332914 gene encoding uncharacterized protein LOC131332914, whose amino-acid sequence MENRENKTLTSFCYWGGERKVNANGTFLYNGGMCVAVLLEEGSQLNELREKVCGALHINFEGKMFFYNTKRDKTKYVTLNDDNGVAMLFHLNEDDVDLFVEDLGQNNDPIHNTAYNSTRESMVIDNSSSPGGILAIPSPSQVTNSCSQEMGLVPYLPDNANEILTGKGQLFESPDLFKQSVLLFAASNKFSFTYLDNSRAYYRLVCKVPGCPWKLTAKCEGSSDLIRVIMLRNEHLHNAEDASNYKLTFRSKQVGLLFKNRIVDKPEYLPRDICKDFEHVFQCRLNYSQGWMAKEKAKEAITGPPSMTFHLVP is encoded by the exons ATGGAGAATAGGGAAAATAAAACATTGACAAGTTTTTGCTATTGGGGCGGAGAACGGAAGGTAAATGCCAATGGCACCTTCTTGTACAACGGTGGGATGTGTGTAGCAGTTCTACTTGAGGAAGGAAGTCAACTCAATGAGTTACGTGAGAAGGTTTGTGGTGCCCTTCACATTAATTTCGaaggtaaaatgtttttctacaACACGAAGAGGGACAAGACGAAGTATGTAACATTGAATGACGACAATGGTGTTGCAATGTTGTTCCACTTGAACGAAGATGATGTCGACTTATTTGTAGAAGATTTAGGCCAGAATAATGACCCTATCCACAATACCGCTTACAATTCTACAAG ggaATCGATGGTCATTGACAATAGTAGCTCGCCTGGAGGAATACTGGCAATACCTTCTCCCAGTCAGGTGACCAATAGTTGTAGCCAAGAGATGGGGTTGGTGCCATACTTGCCGGACAATGCAAATGAGATTTTAACTGGGAAGGGTCAACTATTTGAAAGCCCCGACCTTTTCAAGCAATCAGTGTTACTATTTGCTGCATCCAACAAGTTCAGCTTCACTTATTTGGATAATAGTAGAGCCTACTATCGATTGGTATGTAAAGTACCAGGGTGTCCTTGGAAGCTAACTGCAAAATGTGAAGGTTCAAGTGATTTGATTCGTGTCATCATGTTAAGGAATGAGCACCTACACAATGCAGAAGATGCTAGTAATTATAAGTTGACCTTTCGCAGTAAACAAGTGGGGTTGCTTTTCAAAAACCGAATTGTGGACAAGCCTGAATATTTGCCGAGGGATATTTGCAAGGACTTTGAGCATGTGTTCCAATGTCGTCTGAATTACAGTCAAGGTTGGATGGCGAAAGAAAAGGCTAAGGAAGCCATCACAGGACCTCCTTCGATGACTTTCCACCTAGTCCCATAG
- the LOC131333336 gene encoding uncharacterized protein LOC131333336: protein MELFQKAITVKLSHKDKYLVAEDNQESVYLDRDGSLKNAVWAVEIIENGPKYLRFKSYYGKYLTASNVPFPIPGSTGRKVLQMVAEKPGSSTEWEPIRDGFSVRFKTPSSTFLRPNGGLPPWRNSVTHDIPHRRGTQEKILWDIHIVWTIPKTPVPLAKHLRDLSGKKFYTARTPPTLGAPKLAR, encoded by the coding sequence ATGGAACTTTTCCAAAAAGCAATCACGGTCAAATTAAGCCACAAAGACAAGTATCTTGTGGCGGAGGACAACCAAGAATCAGTGTATTTAGACCGGGATGGCTCGTTGAAGAATGCGGTGTGGGCCGTTGAAATAATCGAAAATGGACCGAAATATTTGCGCTTCAAAAGTTATTACGGAAAGTATCTCACGGCGTCGAACGTGCCGTTTCCTATTCCGGGTTCAACGGGGAGGAAAGTGCTTCAAATGGTCGCCGAGAAACCCGGTTCTTCCACCGAGTGGGAGCCAATAAGGGACGGCTTCTCGGTGCGGTTCAAGACCCCGAGCAGCACTTTTTTACGACCTAATGGAGGGTTGCCGCCGTGGAGGAACTCGGTGACTCACGACATTCCTCATCGGAGGGGCACGCAAGAGAAGATTCTGTGGGACATTCACATTGTTTGGACGATCCCGAAAACGCCGGTTCCGTTGGCAAAACATCTTCGGGACTTGTCGGGTAAGAAGTTTTACACTGCAAGGACACCGCCTACCCTCGGGGCTCCCAAATTGGCAAGGTGA
- the LOC131332913 gene encoding proline-rich receptor-like protein kinase PERK9, whose product MGPGPNQEPKQTLSPKIFRSLESKTTFAATTQPPPPSQAATNNQTPTLPPQPNHQPKPPPTPPPTHPPTTGPPTPPPIDLPYQTKQSTQIQTRREPHEQLDPEENRRGASDLVLTNGKGNQRLSTSICQSRIAVALPDEADHRPTTTTPSLHDQPPVEKIHLAAKQTPRTSSDKDEAVTKNT is encoded by the coding sequence ATGGGGCCTGGCCCAAATcaagaaccaaaacaaaccTTAAGCCCTAAAATCTTCCGGTCACTGGAATCCAAAACCACCTTTGCCGCCACAACACAACCTCCTCCACCATCCCAAGCCGCTACCAACAACCAAACCCCAACCCTGCCACCGCAACCCAACCaccaacctaagccgccaccaacaccaccaccaacacaccCTCCAACCACCggaccaccaacaccaccaccaatcGATCTGccgtaccaaacaaaacaaagcacgCAAATCCAGACCCGACGTGAACCCCACGAGCAACTGGATCCTGAGGAAAACCGCCGAGGAGCCAGCGATTTGGTCCTCACAAACGGAAAGGGAAACCAGAGGCTGAGCACTTCCATATGCCAGTCTCGAATTGCCGTCGCGCTGCCTGACGAAGCAGATCACCggccaaccaccaccacccctaGCCTCCACGACCAACCTCCGGTTGAAAAGATCCACTTGGCCGCTAAGCAAACACCCAGAACGTCCAGCGACAAAGACGAGGCGGTCACAAAGAACACatag